GACTTTGATGGTTGCAAACatagaggagagaagagaggggttgggtttggcttaGTTTGAGCCTTTACCGATGACCATCTTTCATGGTAACCTGATGATACTTTGCTTGTGTGAATATACAATATGTCTTCTTATgtgattatatttttttgtttgagtACTTCAAAAGTAACTGAAATTTTAACTGGATTTCTCATGTTGTGACTGATGATGATTGTGTGTTTTCATGGTCCAGAAGAGCAAAAGTTGTTCTATAGAGATGCCAAATATGTGAGCAAGTATAAGAAGTTGCGAAAGCAGCAAAACCAGGAAGGTGACATTCTTCCAACAGGTTCAGAACATGAGGTTTGCTTTTTCCCGTCTCTCTATAATTGCTGATCTTGATGTGCATGGAACTGAAAGCAAGAGAGATGATATGCAATCTTAAAGCAAATTAAAATTAGTATACCGTTATGCTGACTTGTTCCTGATCCTCATCTTACGTATCTGAACTCTTCTGTTTACTTCTTATCTAAATTTAGAAGCTTCTGTAAATTTATGAAACCATCTGGTTCTGTATCTTAGTGCGGCTCACTTCAGTGTTTCTTTTTTAACTTGACATCAAGATTTATGGAGAATTTTGGATTGCTTTTGCAGGTTGGGAATGATAAGGAAAATATTCCAAAGCCAAGcaggaataagaagaagaaaaatagtttACAGAGCTTGAGAGAGGAGTATGAGAAGAAGCGTGCAGAAGATGAGAAGGCAAGGATGGAGAGAGAAGCCATCATTCAagcaaagaaggaagaaagagcgAAGGCTGAAGCTAGAAGGAAGTCTCTGAGGGAGAAAATGCTTAAGAAGACCAGATCTGGTCAACCTGTTATGAAATACAGAATTGAGCATCTTTTAGAAGGTTTAATCGAAAGTTCTAAAAAGTAGATGGGACATGTGAAAGTTCTTGTAAACGATTGTTTCTTAACTAGTTTTGACCATAGGTATTATGTTTCTTGCCCTTCTTAAACCAGTAGCTTGTTACTGGGCAGTTGGAGTTTGACCAGAATGCGTATACCATACCATCAGCTGTGGGTCTTTAAGAATGGATCCTCTGTTTCATATTCCTTTTTTATTATTGTCGACGCCACAAACAGTAGAAAAACTAAACGCAGTGGGAAATGGGagagttcaagtcttttaattTTATGAACCGGACATGGGGAGTAATGTTTTACCCTCTCCACTTATCTTTAAGTTGACAAGATTGTTTGATAGGACACTCATGTGACTTGATGGGGTGATTTTGCGGTATGGCCGTGGCAGTCCCATCAAATGAAGCCATGCCTTCTTCCTTATGTTCTTATTTTATAGCCAAAGTTAGCATCAGTGACTCCAATTATAGCTCGACGGTATTCAGCACTAGCATTGAAGATATTTCTTCCTTGTAGAATAATTAATGAAGTCTGAATGGATCCTTCCAATAATTTGGATGTCAAGAGGTGCATATTGATCAGTCTTATACTGTGGTGCTGTGGACTGTAGTAATAGTTTAATGTTGGGTGATCAATGAGACAATTAAGAATCTTTGGTAACATTGAATGCTACTAAACAGGTCCTCATTTGATGGGCGTGTTGGTTGGCCTATATGCTTAAAGCAATTTCCTGGTACCTCATGGAGGGCACAAAGCATGTGGTCTTCCATACGCAGCCAAAGACTTTAGGTTGATCTCTCTGGCAGTTTGTGCAATCCCAAGTTATTAAATGCAGTGGCTTAAAAATGCCAGCCATCCAGGACAGGATGCAGTCTTAAAATTTGAAGAAGCAAATCATTTTAAGCACCAGATGTACGTAAATCCGATTAATCAGCGCTGTGCTCCTGATATGCGAACCTTATTTTTTTCATACAATGAACAGTTATTTTTTTTAGTGAGTGTTTAGTTGCAGGAAGCGAGGGTCTGGAATGGGAATAGATGATTCAAATCTCAGAATTTTGATTGTGAATCAAATACTTTGGGAGATAGGATGGTTCAGATTTTTCTTCAAATCCATTCCAAATACCttcttagtattttttttagattgaaacgaaaaattttgaaatttgatgcAAGCTTCTTGCCGATGGAAACCAAAAATAGTTGGTTTCTTGGCCATGTTTGTGAATGCTATTCACACTTCAAATGAAAGCCAAGTTCCATGAGAGGGCAGGATTGTTATATTTGCTTTTATGGCTTTTGGACATTATAGTTGAGCTACTCCTATGGCATGTGTGATGCATGTGAGGAAAAGCATGGGTGACAGGTGTTATCTCGTAAGAGGAACTTGTTGATAGCTTTGATCCTATTTTATAAGCGCACTCGCTTTTAAATGACGCAGTCTTTTCCTGTTTCTGGCCATTAAGAAAGCACTGAACTGATTTAGTGCATTACCATCAATGATGTGTGTACAAAGTGTCTCACAGATTTGGAGGCGCTACAGCTCTTTAGCTCGGAAGTAGGATCAGGGACCATGACTGATGGCTCGAGTAGTTATCTCAGTGGAGGGTAATTCTCGGTCGCTGAGGCAGTCGATTGTTATTCCTAAGTCTCTTGAGCGTCAGAGTGGAGTAAAAGAAGGAAGCTTGGACCCCACCAGCCCTGGACCCAACCCACACCCCATCAGGACCGCCAGATGTATAGGCTGGCCGGGGGTCTAGAGAGAGGCCTCTAATTGGGTTCGGGTCTGTTTTCTCTATGTGTGTGCCCGACCCGAAGCACCCTGATCCAATCATGTAGTATGTCAAGATTTTGCTGAAACCGGAACTGATGGTTCACCTCATATATGATAGACATAGAAAATATTGAAGTTTTATAAAAAGGTATGTCTACAATAGTAGAGCTAGAAttgtcctttctttctttctaggAAGATTTGTTGAATCATTTGAAGATGTGGAAGGCAATTGACTTATCTTATCCCTAAAATTCAGGGATTATGTGTGGCTCCCTCCATTTTACCATTCTCTTTGCCCATAGACCCAATTGGTTTATGAGACTTCACCTATTGAACCCGGCCCCGACCTAGCTCTTTGGTGAATAGATTGAGTCAAAACTTAGTCCCTTACCTCATTATGGGTTTGGGTCCATATAGGGTTGTACCCACTAACCAGTAACCAATCCAAATCCAACTCAACCAACTATTATCCTAGGTGCATGTATACAAATAAAACTCTTTTTGGTAATTAATCTCATCCAAACTATCTTTACCAGGGACCTGTAGCAAGGCACGTCGTGGGGCTAGTTGTATGCTCTCAATATATAATATTAGAAGTAGCATGCATCTCTATACTTTCACCAATAATAATATATCTATCCAACCTACCCTGCCACAAGCGCAATGGAATTCACTATCAAATAAACTCTGGTTGCTCACCACCAACACATTCTACCAGCTTTAACAACATGATGCAATCTATTATGCACATTTTCAAAATGATGTCTCTTGAGAACCTTATGCTCAACAATAAGTTTCATGTAATCTATTCTTTCCAAAAATTCTTGCTACAATCAAATCTAATGACAATTACATCATAAACAAAGTAACCATCAAATTG
Above is a genomic segment from Elaeis guineensis isolate ETL-2024a chromosome 1, EG11, whole genome shotgun sequence containing:
- the LOC105032122 gene encoding uncharacterized protein isoform X1, giving the protein MRRYHRPRMPAGKAKAKPHRRSSPAVRCGSEEQKLFYRDAKYVSKYKKLRKQQNQEGDILPTGSEHEVGNDKENIPKPSRNKKKKNSLQSLREEYEKKRAEDEKARMEREAIIQAKKEERAKAEARRKSLREKMLKKTRSGQPVMKYRIEHLLEGLIESSKK
- the LOC105032122 gene encoding uncharacterized protein isoform X2; the encoded protein is MRRYHRPRMPAGKAKAKPHRRSSPAVRCGSEQKLFYRDAKYVSKYKKLRKQQNQEGDILPTGSEHEVGNDKENIPKPSRNKKKKNSLQSLREEYEKKRAEDEKARMEREAIIQAKKEERAKAEARRKSLREKMLKKTRSGQPVMKYRIEHLLEGLIESSKK